AACTTTTTCATCCAGTTATACTGGACGAAGGATTATGCTGCACATTCAATTCACTGGATCAGGtctacaaatttacaaatatgtcagtcttttgcaaataatttcatttagtgTTTCATTATACGGCTTTCTTACATTTTTCCTCAGGAATAGATCATCAAAGgtcttttttaacaaaacttatCCACCAAACGTCAAGCCCGTTGATTGGTCTTTGGAAAACGGTTATCTGAACCCCTTACCTAAATATTTTTCACCAATGAAGGCCGTCGGCTTTGGACAAACACTTGgattaaacattattttaaatgtaGAGAGAGATGAATATTCTTGTTCGTCAGGAAAAAGTATCGGTTTCAAAGTTACAGTAGGCAACCCCGAAGACGAGCCAAACGTACACGAATCGGGCCTATTGCTTGGACCTGGCCTTGAATCAATTATTCGTATTATACCCAGTCATCAGGAAGCAGATCGAAAATTGAGCGTTTTGAGTCGCAAGTACAGAAATTGCGTTTTTGAGAGGGAGCATAAGTTATCTGTATTTTCGCACTACTCATACTTGaattgtatgtatgagtgtagaACAAAAACTACACTTTCTATTTGCGGTTGTGTTCAACCTTACATGATTACGAGGTATTCTAATCATACAATATGTAGCTATAAAGATTACCAATGCGTACAGGAGATCCAGTACttactgaaaaataaaagatttcaaATACCATGTGGTCAAAAGTGTTGGATCGgttgttttttaaagaaatacaaaGTTGATATATTCTCGGCCAACTTAAAGAAATCATTAATGGAGGAAAGCAACACTCTGTTCGCCAATGTGACTGacacatatgtaaaagaaaatattgcgaTTGCAAACTTTTACCTGCAACGATATTCCTATAAGAGCACCAAACAGTCGCCATACATCGACTCCATTGATGTgttatgtaagtaaatattgaTAATTGGTCAGAATATAATTTGTTAGTTGTCCAAGGAATATGTTAATAGGtcattaataattttcattaattgtgacaaatttaaatatcaacaaataaggatgggctaagttcgggtatatccgaacatttcatactcttacaacttgctaGGGTTAAGGCCGTGGTAATACCTTAGAGGAAGTCCCGAATAAGTATGATTTTCAAGTTGAAGACAATGCctcttattttttaaacaaaaaccgaatatcttatactctcgcaatttcTAAGGAACATATGTGGGAatgtatttcaattaatttttgatcGAATTTACTTATGCTATGGTGCGACATATATAATAATggcttgtcaaaaaagtcttgcggtatttttattgaattttttattttattgaaattgaaattaatttttgatgactcatgcccagctcttgaccgatgctacggctgctactatgccggtctctttcgaccaattcagcgattttatcgcaattttcgacgacaggccttccggagcgtggcgcatcttcgaccacctctgcaccagaacgaaaacgttgaaacgatcgttgtgcggtggaaatggaaactgtatcgggtccataaactgcacaaattttattggcggcttgagatgcatttttgcctttatcgtagtagtactgtaaaatatgccgtattttctctatattttgctccatgtttgcgacgctataactcacgaacgacttaaaagaaacgacaatcaatcaaacacatgtgagcgcgtgaaatgagcttaccaaaaaggtatagcatgacccgatgtgacgaataaaactagaattacgcgctttcagcgccaactagcgaaaataccgcaagacttttttgacaaaataatatCTTTTATCTAACGCAAATGTTTACATTTATTAGAATTGGTGCTGTGGAAAGGTACTActctgatcaaattgaaaggtgaattttgtccatttcatcttcttcaaagtaaacccaatacacttatgccaacgaattttccagtcatcatagcacttggaaaaatcgtCCGTCGTGATGACCATCAGAGCCTGCTTCAGCTAATATATCCTCATTTGAGTTAAAACGGTGCCCTCGGTGTGGTCAtgtaaatttgctgaatagccagaagttacacgaaggtaaatcaggcgaatgccgTGGttacggcacgatattagttgataaagtggcgaaatgatcacgaataaccaatgcagtatgagatggtgcattatcgcacttctttgttcaataaattcagacatagtaaaaatcgaagaattcacttttagagccccTCAAAACAGCGCGTATCTGAAATACTGATGAaaattttgacgtgaaatttatcATAGATATGTTAGGGATACtacaaacttacaaaaaaaaaaaaaaaaaataccgattcgaaaaacacgcgaagtataaattaaaaattcacattgatcacagtagtacagACCCATAAACTCGACCTCCGAATAGTATagtgataatttaaattatCGCCTTATCTTATAAAAATATCGTTTATATAAAGAGAATGtcctataatatttaataaaatgtattagtACATATACCTATACTTCCCATATATAAGTATAGGTATATGACGGGAACAATTTTATCAACTTTACCAAACGTATATCaaatcttattttttctttgagtTATTAAACTCAACAAAATGCTGAAATTACCAAACCTGACTGTTGTTTAGCTTGGTTCCATCTAGATGCCAACTTTTAATTCGATTCTctccataaatttgtttaaggCTCGGATGGGATGGCCTTGATTACtttcagataatttttttttcattcactgGATTTTAGAGCAGTTCCGTAGTCATTTTCATGAATTCACGCCTACTCACCCAAAgtgatgcgtttgatgaatgtaaGGTCTTCAGCTACGTTggcaagcatctcttttgcaaTCTCTATGCGATGTGGTTTTTGAATAAGATTCAGTTCTTTTGTACGGATGTAGCATTGAAatgttttatacccaaaacattaactaaacgagttgagtcgattcaGAAGAGGTGTAGAGATCCTCTGCTAGCACTCTGTTGTCAACACGACAACTCACTCAATGCTCACTGTTTCTTTAACCTAATTTATTCAACTGGATTTTCTGTTAATAATCTAGAGAACTGATTTGTTGAAATACCATATTTGTTTAACAGGTTAAAAGTAAGGGATTGGCAGGTCACTTCATTGCAACAAATAGAGCTTTCGTTCACTTaactaattttaacttaaataatttaatttaatttaattaacaaatattaGTTAATTCTTATTAACAATcaatataaacaattattaattCTGTTAGCATAGTTTTTTCTTAGTATTTTCTGCCATATTAAGAAATCTTAAAAGCAATATTACCCTCGAGGCATAGTATAAGTCCTTTAACCTAATAATCCGGCATAATCCTTTCCAAAATAACAcctaaactaatatttttcgTGGTGAACCTCCACACAAAGTTCAGTTTCTCATGACAAAAAGTcttctttttaataatatttagcagAGCGGAGATATCAAAATTGGATTCATAGGGTATCTGGCACCTCTACTTGTTTGTTAAATTTCGTATATGGTAATGGGGAGAGGCCTGAAATGatcttataaatttttgacGCTAAGTCATGTTGTAATCAGGAAAACATAACCGCATAATTCTATTAGAAAATCTCTGATTATAACTTCAGTGCTATTTGAGCTTCTCTTAAGTACGTTCTTAATATTACTAAGTCTTAATAAGCCATATAAATTTATCTAatgaagtttaacttttctgTCATATGTCTTTTTATCATCATCTTTACTTCTTTCTAACTTTTCAGCCAGTGTCGGTGGCCTCATTGGAGTTTTCATGGGATTTAGTTTCATTTCGTTTGctgaaattatttactttttctgcATACGATCAAGGCGGCTAAACACCGATCGCAAAATTGGCAATTCTGAACGCAGACCGTGTGCACTCTTAGCCAATAGACCCAAAACACGTTTCATTAATCCATACAAAACACCAGTATACTCATTATAtcaaaacaataaattcaaa
The DNA window shown above is from Bactrocera tryoni isolate S06 chromosome 4, CSIRO_BtryS06_freeze2, whole genome shotgun sequence and carries:
- the LOC120773888 gene encoding pickpocket protein 28-like, whose amino-acid sequence is MNQALKSKVSNNSESSMEYSFLKLLCGSDPNITALNTIEDWSFSSSFVLNTSQSCERMLLKCNFGGVEYNCTELFHPVILDEGLCCTFNSLDQVYKFTNISSKVFFNKTYPPNVKPVDWSLENGYLNPLPKYFSPMKAVGFGQTLGLNIILNVERDEYSCSSGKSIGFKVTVGNPEDEPNVHESGLLLGPGLESIIRIIPSHQEADRKLSVLSRKYRNCVFEREHKLSVFSHYSYLNCMYECRTKTTLSICGCVQPYMITRYSNHTICSYKDYQCVQEIQYLLKNKRFQIPCGQKCWIGCFLKKYKVDIFSANLKKSLMEESNTLFANVTDTYVKENIAIANFYLQRYSYKSTKQSPYIDSIDVLSSVGGLIGVFMGFSFISFAEIIYFFCIRSRRLNTDRKIGNSERRPCALLANRPKTRFINPYKTPVYSLYQNNKFKSPLKM